The Chrysemys picta bellii isolate R12L10 chromosome 12, ASM1138683v2, whole genome shotgun sequence genome has a segment encoding these proteins:
- the LOC101942078 gene encoding zinc finger protein RFP-like isoform X1, producing MAAESLRDELSCPICLEYFTDPVTIECGHNFCRACISQCWVETEPNFSCPQCRETAQQRNLRPNRQLGNVVELVKGLRFQVVTEPKWERMCEKHQEALKLFCEEDQTPICVVCDKSKAHKSHKVVPIEEAAQEYKEQFQTRLQALKKEREKLLGWKLTGEKRSSQYLGKTEAEREEIVAQFKQLHQFLEKEERLLLARLGDLEKEIVKLQDENITKLSAEISRLSELISEMEGKCQQPASEFLQDVRSTLSRCEKGKFQKPVAISPDLAKRLGDFTQKNIVLKETLKKFQDALMFELQTASKWISVNVTLDPDTAHPQLILSEDRKHVRRGNTPQRLPNNPERFDPEPCVLTCEGFTSGRHCWEVEMGGGRCWAVGVARESVRRKRGLSFNPEEGIWAVQWLHGDQYQARTSPETTVSLGRVPSRIRVCLDCDEGQVAFFSVENKAPIFTFPPASFNGERIRPWFCFWDSETQLRLCS from the exons ATGGCTGCAGAAAGTCTCCGGGATGAACTTTCTTGTCCCATCTGCCTGGAGTATTTCACAGACCCGGTGACTATTGAGTGTGGGCACAACTTCTGCCGGgcctgcatcagccagtgctgggtGGAGACGGAGCCAaacttctcctgcccccaatgCAGAGAAACCGCCCAGCAGAGAAACCTGCGGCCCAACCGGCAGCTGGGGAACGTGGTGGAGTTAGTGAAAGGACTGAGGTTCCAGGTGGTGACAGAGCCCAAGTGGGAGAGAATGTGTGAGAAGcaccaggaggctctgaaacttttctgtgaggaggatcaaacccccatctgcGTGGTGTGTGATAAATCTAAGGCTCACAAATCTCACAAGGTGGTTCCCAtagaggaggctgcccaggagtacaag GAACAATTCCAGACCCGACTGCAGGCtctgaaaaaagagagagaaaagctcctGGGATGGAAATTGACAGGAGAGAAGAGAAGCTCACAGTACCTG GGAAAGACAGAAGCTGAGAGAGAGGAAATTGTGGCTCAATTTAAGCAGCTGCACCAGTTTCTCGAGAAAGAAGAGCGACTTCTGCTGGCCCGACTGGGAGATCTGGAGAAGGAGATTGTGAAGCTGCAGGATGAAAATATCACCAAACTCTCCGCTGAGATTTCCCGTCTCAGCGAGCTGATCAGCGAGATGGAGGGGAAGTGCCAGCAGCCAGcgagtgaattcctgcag GACGTCAGAAGCACGTTGAGCAG GTGCGagaaggggaagttccagaagccaGTGGCGATTTCTCCAGATCTGGCAAAGAGACTTGGTGATTTTACCCAGAAAAACATTGTACTAAAGGAGACTCTGAAGAAATTCCAAG ATGCTCTGATGTTTGAACTGCAGACGGCAAGTAAATGGATCTCTG tgaatgtgactctggatccagacacggctcatccccaACTCATCCTGTCTGAAGATCGGAAACATGTGAGACGGGGAAACACACCACAGCGActgcccaacaaccctgagagatttgacccTGAGCCCTGTGTGCTGAcctgtgagggattcacctcagggagacattgctgggaggtggagatggggggtgggcgatgctgggctgtgggggtggccagagagtctgtgaggaggaagCGGGGGTTGAGTTTTAaccctgaggaggggatctgggctgtgcagTGGCTGCATGGGGATCAATATCAGGCTCGCACCTCCCCTGAGACCACAGTGTCACTGGGCCGggtccccagcaggatccgggtttgtctggactgtgacgAGGGGCAGGTGGCgtttttcagtgttgaaaacaaggccccgatcttcactttcccacCAGCATCTTTCAATGGGGAGAGAATCCGCCCTTGGTTCTGTTTTTGGGACAGTGAAACCCAGCTGAGACTCTGTTCCTGA
- the LOC101942078 gene encoding zinc finger protein RFP-like isoform X2 has product MAAESLRDELSCPICLEYFTDPVTIECGHNFCRACISQCWVETEPNFSCPQCRETAQQRNLRPNRQLGNVVELVKGLRFQVVTEPKWERMCEKHQEALKLFCEEDQTPICVVCDKSKAHKSHKVVPIEEAAQEYKEQFQTRLQALKKEREKLLGWKLTGEKRSSQYLGKTEAEREEIVAQFKQLHQFLEKEERLLLARLGDLEKEIVKLQDENITKLSAEISRLSELISEMEGKCQQPASEFLQDVRSTLSRCEKGKFQKPVAISPDLAKRLGDFTQKNIVLKETLKKFQDALMFELQTAMNVTLDPDTAHPQLILSEDRKHVRRGNTPQRLPNNPERFDPEPCVLTCEGFTSGRHCWEVEMGGGRCWAVGVARESVRRKRGLSFNPEEGIWAVQWLHGDQYQARTSPETTVSLGRVPSRIRVCLDCDEGQVAFFSVENKAPIFTFPPASFNGERIRPWFCFWDSETQLRLCS; this is encoded by the exons ATGGCTGCAGAAAGTCTCCGGGATGAACTTTCTTGTCCCATCTGCCTGGAGTATTTCACAGACCCGGTGACTATTGAGTGTGGGCACAACTTCTGCCGGgcctgcatcagccagtgctgggtGGAGACGGAGCCAaacttctcctgcccccaatgCAGAGAAACCGCCCAGCAGAGAAACCTGCGGCCCAACCGGCAGCTGGGGAACGTGGTGGAGTTAGTGAAAGGACTGAGGTTCCAGGTGGTGACAGAGCCCAAGTGGGAGAGAATGTGTGAGAAGcaccaggaggctctgaaacttttctgtgaggaggatcaaacccccatctgcGTGGTGTGTGATAAATCTAAGGCTCACAAATCTCACAAGGTGGTTCCCAtagaggaggctgcccaggagtacaag GAACAATTCCAGACCCGACTGCAGGCtctgaaaaaagagagagaaaagctcctGGGATGGAAATTGACAGGAGAGAAGAGAAGCTCACAGTACCTG GGAAAGACAGAAGCTGAGAGAGAGGAAATTGTGGCTCAATTTAAGCAGCTGCACCAGTTTCTCGAGAAAGAAGAGCGACTTCTGCTGGCCCGACTGGGAGATCTGGAGAAGGAGATTGTGAAGCTGCAGGATGAAAATATCACCAAACTCTCCGCTGAGATTTCCCGTCTCAGCGAGCTGATCAGCGAGATGGAGGGGAAGTGCCAGCAGCCAGcgagtgaattcctgcag GACGTCAGAAGCACGTTGAGCAG GTGCGagaaggggaagttccagaagccaGTGGCGATTTCTCCAGATCTGGCAAAGAGACTTGGTGATTTTACCCAGAAAAACATTGTACTAAAGGAGACTCTGAAGAAATTCCAAG ATGCTCTGATGTTTGAACTGCAGACGGCAA tgaatgtgactctggatccagacacggctcatccccaACTCATCCTGTCTGAAGATCGGAAACATGTGAGACGGGGAAACACACCACAGCGActgcccaacaaccctgagagatttgacccTGAGCCCTGTGTGCTGAcctgtgagggattcacctcagggagacattgctgggaggtggagatggggggtgggcgatgctgggctgtgggggtggccagagagtctgtgaggaggaagCGGGGGTTGAGTTTTAaccctgaggaggggatctgggctgtgcagTGGCTGCATGGGGATCAATATCAGGCTCGCACCTCCCCTGAGACCACAGTGTCACTGGGCCGggtccccagcaggatccgggtttgtctggactgtgacgAGGGGCAGGTGGCgtttttcagtgttgaaaacaaggccccgatcttcactttcccacCAGCATCTTTCAATGGGGAGAGAATCCGCCCTTGGTTCTGTTTTTGGGACAGTGAAACCCAGCTGAGACTCTGTTCCTGA
- the LOC135972149 gene encoding zinc finger protein RFP-like — MAAESPAESLQDELSCPICLEYFKDPVIIECGHNFCRACISQCWGETEPNFSCPQCRETAQQRNLRPNRQLGKVVELVKGLRLQAVTECDGQRVCERHQEALKLFCEEDQTPICVVCDKSKAHRSHKVVPIEEAAQEYKEQFQTRLQALKEEREKLLGWKLTGEKRSPEYLGKTEAEREKIVAQFKKLHQFLEEEEQLLLARLGELEKEIVKLQDENITKLSAEISRLSELISEMEGKCQQPASEFLQDVRSTLSRCQQGKFQQLVEISPDLAKRLGDFTQKNIVLKETLRKFQDALMFELQTAMTLDPDTAHPELVLSADRKSVRLGDTQQRVPNNPERFDCNRWVLACEGFTSGRHCWEVEMGDGQCWAVGVARESVRRKRGLSFNPEEGIWAVQWLHGDQYQARTSPETTVSLGRVPSRIRVCLDCDEGQVAFFSADNKAPIFTFPPASFNGERIRPWFCFWDSETQLRLCS; from the exons atggctgcagagagCCCTGCAGAAAGTCTCCAGGATGAACTTTCTTGTCCCATCTGCCTGGAGTATTTCAAAGATCCAGTGATTATTGAGTGTGGGCACAACTTCTGCCGGgcctgcatcagccagtgctggggggagaCGGAGCCaaacttctcctgcccccagtgcagagaAACTGCCCAGCAGAGAAACCTGCGGCCCAACCGGCAGCTGGGGAAGGTGGTGGAGTTAGTGAAAGGACTGAGGCTCCAGGCGGTGACAGAGTGTGATGGACAAAGAGTGTGTGAGAGGcaccaggaggctctgaaactgttctgtgaggaggatcaaacccccatctgcGTGGTGTGTGATAAATCTAAGGCTCACAGATCTCACAAGGTGGTTCCCAtagaggaggctgcccaggagtacaag GAACAATTCCAGACCCGACTGCAGGCtttgaaggaagagagagaaaagctcctAGGATGGAAACTGACAGGAGAGAAGAGAAGCCCAGAGTACCTG GGAAAGAcagaagctgagagagagaaaattgtgGCTCAATTTAAGAAGCTGCACCAGTTtctggaggaggaagagcaaCTCCTGCTGGCCCGACTGGGAGAGCTGGAGAAGGAGATTGTGAAGCTGCAGGATGAAAATATCACCAAACTCTCTGCGGAGATTTCCCGTCTCAGCGAGCTGATCAGCGAGATGGAGGGGAAGTGCCAGCAGCCAGcgagtgaattcctgcag gACGTCAGAAGCACCTTGAGCAG GTGCCAGCAGGGGAAGTTCCAGCAGCTGGTAGAGATTTCTCCTGATCTGGCAAAGAGACTTGGTGATTTTACCCAGAAAAACATTGTACTAAAGGAGACTCTGAGGAAATTCCAAG ACGCTCTGATGTTTGAACTGCAGACAGCGA tgactctggatccagacacggctcatcccgAACTCGTCCTGTCTGCGGATCGAAAAAGCGTGAGACTGGGAGACACACAGCAGCGAGtgcccaacaaccctgagagatttgactgTAATCGCTGGGTGCTGGcctgtgagggattcacctcggggagacattgctgggaggttGAGATGGGGGATGGGCaatgctgggctgtgggggtggccagagagtctgtgaggaggaagCGGGGGTTGAGTTTTAaccctgaggaggggatctgggctgtgcagTGGCTGCATGGGGATCAATATCAGGCTCGCACCTCCCCTGAGACCACAGTGTCACTGGGCCGggtccccagcaggatccgggtttgtctggactgtgacgaggggcaggtggcatttttcagtgctgacaacaaggccccgatcttcactttcccacCAGCGTCTTTCAATGGGGAGAGAATCCGCCCTTGGTTCTGTTTCTGGGACAGTGAAACCCAGCTGAGACTCTGTTCCTGA